In Citrus sinensis cultivar Valencia sweet orange chromosome 2, DVS_A1.0, whole genome shotgun sequence, a single genomic region encodes these proteins:
- the LOC102627413 gene encoding 1-aminocyclopropane-1-carboxylate oxidase homolog 4-like, whose translation MLKPLHSFVSTQDIKYQLTRRATIMSLESYDRAKEVKRFDESKVGVKGLVDLGVTAIPRFFIHPPATLADLRPKSKTRPVSDVVPTIDLSGVDSDDLRPTIVEKIACASRELGFFQVVNHGIGVEVLERMVRAIKGFHEQPPEIKAPVYRRENTKGVSYISNIDLFHSKAASWRDTLQIRLGLTEPELEEVPEICRKEAVEWNHHVKQLGELLFGLLCEGLGLKTDRLKEKTFLEGRMMVGHYYPYCPQPDLTVGITSHTDPGPLTILLQDDKGGLQIKHGEEWVDVKPVPGALVINIGDILQIMSNDEYISVEHRVLANSSPEPRISIAVFFSPSERDSLYGPFPELISPEKPARFRQFTHTDYITRFFTKQLDGKTLVNYYRL comes from the exons atgCTAAAACCACTCCATTCATTTGTTTCAACTCAAgatatcaaatatcaattaacAAGAAGAGCTACAATCATGAGCCTAGAATCATACGACAGGGCCAAAGAAGTGAAACGATTCGACGAGTCCAAAGTCGGGGTCAAAGGTTTAGTTGACTTGGGCGTCACCGCCATCCCCCGCTTTTTCATCCACCCACCCGCCACTCTTGCCGATCTCAGACCCAAGTCAAAGACCCGGCCCGTCTCTGATGTAGTCCCCACCATCGATTTATCGGGCGTTGACTCGGACGATCTGCGGCCGACGATTGTGGAAAAGATAGCATGTGCCTCGCGGGAGCTGGGGTTCTTTCAGGTTGTGAATCACGGCATCGGAGTTGAGGTCTTGGAGCGTATGGTTCGGGCCATTAAAGGGTTTCATGAACAGCCGCCGGAGATCAAGGCGCCGGTGTATCGTAGGGAGAACACCAAAGGCGTGTCTTACATTTCCAACATCGATTTGTTTCACTCTAAAGCTGCCAGCTGGAG GGACACACTGCAGATAAGGCTAGGTCTGACGGAACCAGAGCTTGAAGAAGTTCCTGAAATATGTAGGAAAGAGGCAGTCGAGTGGAACCACCATGTAAAACAGCTCGGAGAGCTTTTGTTTGGGCTGCTGTGTGAAGGTTTGGGGTTGAAAACCGATAGGTTGAAGGAAAAGACCTTCCTGGAAGGGAGGATGATGGTGGGCCATTATTATCCCTACTGTCCGCAGCCTGATCTGACAGTGGGGATCACATCTCATACTGATCCAGGGCCATTGACAATCTTGTTGCAAGATGATAAAGGTGGGCTGCAAATTAAGCATGGTGAGGAATGGGTGGATGTTAAACCAGTTCCAGGAGCTCTGGTTATTAACATTGGGGATATACTTCAG ATTATGTCCAATGATGAATACATAAGTGTAGAGCATAGAGTATTGGCTAATTCGTCCCCGGAACCACGAATCTCAATTGCTGTTTTCTTCAGTCCAAGCGAGAGGGACAGCCTTTATGGACCATTCCCGGAGCTGATATCCCCAGAGAAGCCAGCTCGTTTTCGGCAGTTCACACACACGGACTATATAACAAGGTTCTTCACAAAACAGTTAGATGGAAAAACATTGGTGAATTACTAT